The Propionispora hippei DSM 15287 genome includes a region encoding these proteins:
- the agaC gene encoding PTS galactosamine transporter subunit IIC, translating to MHAITLDQGIMLTIMSIIVGIDFWLESLYIFRPIIVCTLTGIILGDLQTGLLAGSLTELAFAGLTPAGGTQPPNPVLAGVMTVVIAYTTGVEPQAAIGLALPFSILMQYIILFYYSTFSLFMGKADAYAAAADTGAFWKLNLLMTAIVAVTYGIVVFLSAYVAQDAMQALVMAMPDWLKHGFEIAGGILPAVGFGMLLTVMLKMQYVPYLIIGFVAASFIQFANLLPVALLGTAIAIYEYYNAKQWKQAKVENNAQGSDNSEGI from the coding sequence ATGCATGCGATTACATTGGATCAGGGGATCATGCTGACCATTATGTCAATTATCGTGGGAATTGATTTTTGGCTGGAGAGTTTATACATTTTTCGTCCGATTATTGTTTGTACCCTTACAGGAATCATCTTGGGAGATCTGCAGACTGGTTTGCTGGCAGGAAGTCTAACGGAACTGGCTTTTGCCGGGCTTACTCCTGCCGGTGGAACGCAGCCGCCCAATCCGGTATTGGCAGGTGTAATGACGGTGGTGATTGCCTACACCACGGGAGTTGAACCGCAGGCCGCTATTGGCTTGGCGCTTCCTTTTAGTATTTTAATGCAATATATAATTCTGTTTTACTATTCGACTTTTTCTCTGTTCATGGGAAAGGCAGACGCTTATGCAGCAGCGGCGGATACCGGCGCTTTCTGGAAGCTTAACCTATTGATGACTGCCATTGTGGCCGTCACATACGGTATTGTTGTATTCTTAAGTGCTTATGTGGCCCAGGACGCTATGCAGGCTTTGGTCATGGCTATGCCGGACTGGCTTAAACACGGTTTTGAGATTGCCGGCGGAATTTTACCGGCCGTTGGGTTTGGTATGCTGCTTACGGTTATGCTTAAAATGCAGTACGTGCCTTATCTAATTATCGGCTTTGTGGCAGCTTCTTTTATTCAGTTTGCCAATTTGCTGCCGGTTGCCTTACTGGGAACGGCGATTGCCATCTACGAATATTACAATGCAAAGCAATGGAAACAGGCTAAGGTGGAAAATAATGCGCAAGGAAGTGATAATAGTGAAGGAATCTAA
- the agaB gene encoding PTS galactosamine transporter subunit IIB — protein MMAPNILLTRIDNRLVHGQVGVIWTGALGANLLVVVDDETAGDPLQQQLMTMTAEASSVGVRFFTVAHTIQIIHKAAPSQKIFIVCRTPAVVRQLVEGGVPIQNVNVGNMHFSPGKKAITKKVYVDDNDLENLRYLQQRGIQVFVQDTPGDVKFSID, from the coding sequence ATGATGGCACCTAATATTTTATTAACCCGGATTGACAACCGGCTGGTACACGGACAAGTAGGCGTCATTTGGACAGGTGCCTTAGGGGCTAACCTGCTGGTGGTGGTTGACGATGAAACGGCAGGCGACCCGCTGCAACAGCAGTTGATGACGATGACGGCAGAAGCTTCAAGCGTGGGGGTACGCTTTTTTACAGTTGCTCACACAATTCAGATTATCCATAAGGCGGCACCGAGTCAAAAAATCTTTATTGTCTGCCGAACGCCGGCGGTTGTGCGTCAACTGGTTGAGGGCGGTGTCCCCATTCAAAACGTCAATGTGGGCAATATGCATTTTTCACCGGGAAAGAAAGCCATTACTAAGAAAGTATATGTAGATGACAACGATCTGGAGAATTTAAGATACCTCCAACAACGGGGCATTCAGGTGTTTGTCCAGGATACGCCGGGTGATGTAAAATTCAGTATTGATTAA
- the nagB gene encoding glucosamine-6-phosphate deaminase, producing MRIVFAKDYAALSEIAADMVAEQIRTKPESVVGLATGNTPLGMYRELIKIHRQKQLSFCRMVTFNLDEYIALGKEEPHSYHYYMKHHFFRHVDVPEANQHIPNGEAGNIEQECLAYEQKIEEAGGIDLQILGIGRNGHIGFNEPDVRFTAATHRAELAESTIRANSYCFSSLAEVPRFAISMGIKTIMQARSIVILVNGEDKAEVLDRALWGDISPEVPASILQLHQRVTVIVEGNAANRLRMNQRGQ from the coding sequence ATGCGTATAGTATTTGCCAAGGATTATGCTGCTTTGAGCGAAATAGCAGCAGACATGGTAGCTGAACAAATCCGGACAAAGCCGGAAAGTGTAGTTGGGCTGGCCACCGGCAATACTCCCTTGGGGATGTACCGGGAGCTTATAAAAATCCACCGCCAAAAGCAGCTTAGTTTTTGCCGGATGGTAACCTTCAATTTGGATGAGTATATTGCGTTAGGAAAGGAGGAGCCCCATAGTTATCACTATTATATGAAGCATCATTTTTTCCGTCACGTCGATGTACCGGAGGCAAATCAACATATACCCAACGGCGAGGCCGGCAATATCGAGCAGGAGTGCTTGGCCTACGAGCAAAAGATTGAAGAAGCCGGTGGAATTGACTTGCAGATACTGGGAATTGGCCGGAACGGTCATATCGGGTTTAATGAACCGGATGTAAGATTCACAGCAGCTACACACCGGGCTGAACTGGCCGAGTCTACAATCAGAGCCAATTCGTATTGCTTCTCCTCACTGGCTGAGGTGCCCCGGTTTGCCATCAGCATGGGGATTAAAACGATTATGCAGGCGCGGAGCATTGTTATTCTGGTGAATGGAGAGGATAAGGCCGAAGTGTTAGACCGTGCGCTTTGGGGAGATATTTCTCCGGAAGTTCCAGCCTCTATCCTTCAATTGCATCAGCGTGTAACGGTTATTGTAGAGGGAAATGCGGCAAACCGGCTTCGTATGAATCAACGAGGGCAGTAA
- a CDS encoding STAS domain-containing protein, with the protein MICQISQESDHVLVVLAGRIYVEEANALRQKILEYVDREQSKFVIDMSQVEYIDSSGLGVLVAIQKKALQCSGGVMIKGIKGIVKELFELTRLTRVFEIV; encoded by the coding sequence ATGATTTGCCAGATTTCCCAGGAAAGTGATCATGTACTGGTGGTGCTTGCCGGCCGCATCTATGTGGAAGAGGCAAACGCGCTTAGGCAAAAAATTCTGGAATATGTTGACCGGGAGCAAAGTAAATTTGTTATTGATATGAGTCAGGTGGAGTACATTGACAGTTCCGGGCTGGGGGTGTTGGTTGCCATCCAGAAGAAGGCGCTGCAATGCTCCGGTGGAGTAATGATAAAAGGGATAAAAGGAATTGTTAAGGAACTGTTTGAACTAACGCGCCTGACCAGGGTGTTTGAAATAGTATAG
- a CDS encoding ATP-binding protein, whose amino-acid sequence MNENLLEIKFYGLQGFRLIRHCVSEYIRKMLRDKPGLMEVALNEAVNNAIEHGKASIKLKLNVIAGKRLVVRVKDQGAGFPGQTLLAKDEKDFEFDESGRGIMIMKASADYVRYNRCGNEILLVKHIEQEECG is encoded by the coding sequence ATGAATGAGAATTTACTGGAGATTAAATTCTACGGACTTCAGGGATTTCGGCTTATCCGCCATTGTGTCAGTGAATACATCCGGAAAATGCTTCGGGATAAACCAGGGCTCATGGAAGTGGCTTTGAACGAGGCGGTAAATAATGCTATAGAGCATGGGAAGGCAAGCATTAAACTGAAACTGAATGTCATTGCCGGCAAACGTTTGGTGGTAAGGGTGAAGGATCAGGGTGCGGGATTTCCGGGGCAGACCCTGCTGGCCAAGGATGAGAAAGACTTTGAATTTGACGAAAGCGGCCGTGGCATCATGATTATGAAGGCATCCGCCGATTATGTGCGCTATAACCGCTGTGGCAATGAAATCCTGCTGGTCAAGCATATTGAACAGGAGGAGTGCGGATGA
- a CDS encoding Nramp family divalent metal transporter: MKHSKSKWPLFLAIMGPGIITAFADNDAGGIVTYAAAGAKYGYALLSVLLVSTLCLAVVQEISARTGAVTGQGLSDLIREQYGVRWTFFAMAVLLLANIGTTVSEFSGIATSFEILGVNKYVSVPLAACAIWWLVLKTSYEKMEKIFLLLCLTFFSYVFSGFLASPDWHQAARAIIQPEFQLDTDFLLVAVGIIGTTVTPWGQFYIQASVVDKGITATEYRYTFWDVMIGSFFTGFIALFILVATAATLYVHQVPIETAKDVALALEPLAGPYAMLLFAGGLLGASMLAAFILPLSTAYAVCEALGFEHRISSSYKEAPIFFGLYTLLIAAGAGIVLWPDVSLYTMMLTSQVINGILLPPILIFIILIARDKNIMGRYVNSGLYNVICWLLVLVLILLSVLLLAGTLFPTTFS, translated from the coding sequence ATGAAACATAGCAAAAGCAAATGGCCGCTTTTTCTGGCTATTATGGGGCCCGGTATCATCACGGCCTTCGCCGATAATGATGCCGGCGGGATTGTCACCTATGCGGCGGCAGGCGCGAAATATGGCTATGCGCTGCTGTCGGTGTTACTTGTCAGCACGTTGTGTCTGGCTGTTGTACAGGAAATCTCGGCCCGCACCGGAGCTGTTACCGGACAGGGCCTGTCCGATCTGATCCGCGAGCAATATGGCGTGCGATGGACGTTCTTTGCTATGGCGGTACTGCTGTTGGCCAATATCGGCACAACGGTTTCCGAATTCTCCGGGATTGCGACAAGCTTTGAAATACTGGGAGTAAATAAATATGTATCGGTTCCTTTGGCGGCCTGCGCCATTTGGTGGCTGGTGCTAAAGACCAGTTATGAAAAGATGGAAAAGATTTTTTTGCTGTTATGCCTGACTTTCTTTAGCTACGTTTTCTCCGGTTTTCTGGCATCCCCCGATTGGCATCAGGCGGCGCGAGCCATTATTCAGCCTGAATTCCAGCTGGATACCGACTTCTTGCTGGTGGCGGTCGGGATTATTGGGACGACGGTTACGCCCTGGGGGCAGTTTTACATTCAGGCGTCTGTGGTTGATAAGGGCATTACAGCTACAGAATACCGGTATACCTTTTGGGATGTGATGATCGGGTCCTTTTTCACCGGCTTTATCGCCCTGTTTATTCTGGTCGCGACGGCAGCGACCTTGTATGTTCACCAGGTACCGATCGAGACGGCCAAGGATGTGGCGTTGGCGTTAGAGCCCCTGGCTGGTCCGTATGCGATGCTGCTGTTTGCCGGCGGGCTGCTGGGGGCGTCCATGCTGGCCGCTTTCATTCTGCCCTTGAGTACGGCCTACGCCGTCTGCGAAGCGCTGGGTTTTGAGCACAGAATTAGCAGCAGCTATAAAGAGGCTCCTATTTTCTTCGGTTTATATACCCTGCTCATTGCGGCAGGAGCCGGAATCGTGTTGTGGCCCGACGTATCCTTATACACGATGATGCTTACCTCGCAGGTAATCAACGGCATTTTGCTGCCGCCGATTTTAATCTTTATCATTTTGATTGCCCGGGATAAAAACATCATGGGTCGCTATGTCAACTCGGGACTTTATAACGTCATTTGCTGGCTGCTGGTTCTTGTCTTGATTCTGTTAAGTGTTTTGCTGCTGGCGGGAACGTTGTTTCCGACTACGTTTTCCTGA